A stretch of DNA from Brachyspira pilosicoli:
TAGGGAAAGCAAAGACTCTTTTGGAAATATTATAAAAATGGATACTACAATATCTTTAGGTATTCTAAATGGTTATTTGACTATTAATGATGAACAAATAAATGTTAACGGCAATGCGGTAAAGGAGTCTATGCACAGTGTATTTTAAAATATAAAAAGCACATATTTTTTAAAATATGCGCTTTTTTTATATTTTTATAATATTATATTTATTCTTTATTTAATTCTTTACCAGTAGAAGCATATTTCTGTAATAAAACAGTAGCTGCTTTAGGGTTCTTAACAACACAAGGTCCTCCCACACATCCGCCATTACAAGCCATAACCTCTACTAAATTTGGAGTATCATCACTAACAGGTGTTTCTCCAGATTGTACTTTACCATAAGCTCTTAATTGTTTCATACCCTCTTTATCAAGACCATTAATAACAGCAGCCTTTAATTTTTCAGGGTGTTTTAATCTTATTTTAACAGCCTCAGCAACTCCCCCGCTCATAGCATATTTTCTTCCAGAAGCAGTAGGAATCTCTCCTATATCTAAATCAGGCTCTTTAGCAACATCAGTTCCTGTAGCTATAAATAAAGCATCAAGCTCTTCCATAGATAAACAATAATCTACTAAATCATCATCAATACTCTCTCTTCTCTTAGCAAGACAAGGCCCTATAAATACATTAACAGCATCAGGATCCTCAGCATGCATCATTTCAGCAGTGTAATGCATAGGAGTTTTAGTTTCAGATACGCAAGGCACTAATTCCGGAACATGTTTTCTAACAGCCTTAACATAAGCAGGACAGCAAGAAGTAGTCATTAACTTATCTCCCCTCTCCATTCTCTCTTCAAACTCAGCAGCCTCTCTATCAGAAGTAACATCAGCCCCCAAAGCAACTTCCCATACCTTATGGAAACCTATCTTTAATAAAGCACTTTTTAATTGACCAGGTTTAGCATTAAATTGTGAAGCTATAGCAGGAGCATACATCACATTAACTTTTTTGTCCTTTTTTAAATGTTTAAGCACATCCAAAAGCTGACCTTTATCCATCATAGCACTGAAAGGACATTCTCTCATACAGTTACCGCAGAATATACATTTATGATAATCTATTACCTCTTTTCCTTGTTCATTTTTATTAATAGCACCAACAGGACAAGATTCTTCACAAGGAACAGGTATATATATAATTGCATGATAAGGGCAATTTTTTAAACATAATCCGCAGTTAATACATTTATCACTATCTATATAAGCTCTTTTCTCATCTAATATGGTAATAGCATTTTTCGGGCAGTTCATTTTACAAGGTCTAGCCAAACAAGCCTGACAAGCATCTGTAACCATGAAATTAGCCCTAACACAAGCATTACAAGCTTCATCTAATACAGTAAGCATAGGCCAAGTGGGCTTCTCTCTTTCTAATGCTAATTTGGCATATTCAGATAAAGGTATGCCGCTATCTTCTTTACCTTCAACACTTATACCAAGTCTTGCCATAATCCTATTTTTTATTATCTCTCTATCATGATGAATACAACATCTTATTGATTTACTATCTCTCGGTATTATCTCTATAGGCATTCTATCAAT
This window harbors:
- a CDS encoding 4Fe-4S dicluster domain-containing protein, giving the protein MNINNNAAQLKKDILVRITTLFIEDRLIEEIDRMPIEIIPRDSKSIRCCIHHDREIIKNRIMARLGISVEGKEDSGIPLSEYAKLALEREKPTWPMLTVLDEACNACVRANFMVTDACQACLARPCKMNCPKNAITILDEKRAYIDSDKCINCGLCLKNCPYHAIIYIPVPCEESCPVGAINKNEQGKEVIDYHKCIFCGNCMRECPFSAMMDKGQLLDVLKHLKKDKKVNVMYAPAIASQFNAKPGQLKSALLKIGFHKVWEVALGADVTSDREAAEFEERMERGDKLMTTSCCPAYVKAVRKHVPELVPCVSETKTPMHYTAEMMHAEDPDAVNVFIGPCLAKRRESIDDDLVDYCLSMEELDALFIATGTDVAKEPDLDIGEIPTASGRKYAMSGGVAEAVKIRLKHPEKLKAAVINGLDKEGMKQLRAYGKVQSGETPVSDDTPNLVEVMACNGGCVGGPCVVKNPKAATVLLQKYASTGKELNKE